tgtgtgtgtgtgtgggggggggggggggtcctacAGGAATAAGCAATTTAGTAGGTAACTAATAAATTCAAACTGCTCCAAAGATGATCGTCCCAGTGCTCTTCAGATCTTACCATCCTAGAAGGAATCTGTGCTTCAGAAGAAATGTCCTCAAGCTGTAAGAGAAGCTTAATCAAATGGTTAGACTAAACCTCTGGGATCTTCTGAAAATCTGCCAGCAGGAGAACGCCCAGTAGGAATTAGATAAATAATACTTGGAACCATCATATTGTAACAGTCACTAGAACTCTAAAACCAAACTTGAACACATGGACACTGAGCTTATATTTTGTTGAGAAGTACAGGGAAAAACCCACCAGTAATCTGAATCAAGTCAACTGTGGAAACCTAACTATAGAGAAAAGAAAGCTTACAGAGGTAAGATAAATGCAGCAAACTGGTCCCTCACAAGAGGTCCTCCTCCACAAGGAAACTGGGCACAAACCAATGAAGCAGCTCCTGGCATGGGATCCACTCTTTGGGTGGAAGTGAGCAGAAGCAAGTTCACCTACGCATCAAGCTGCTTGCAGATTTCAATTTAAAAGGCAATCCACACTACAGAGACATCTtttcaaatacagaaaacaaaataaatatcaaatttattGAGACTTATTATCTACATGAAATGCTGTTCTGCCATGTCAATCTTGGAAATGGTATTTTCACTGCTACAAAacagttttataactttttaaaggtGCTTTCATATTATACTCTGGACTCATGTCTCATGCAATGAACTTGATATTCTTCAAAAACCCAGGGaaccaaatttgaaaaaatttcaaataagttgTCAATTTTACTAATAACGTAATAAACCCAACTTGAAAGTTCTCATTCTGTAACAAAATCATCTGTGCTGAAGGCAGGCTTTCTGATGCAAACTTCTAGCTGTACCAGCATGGTTCCAGGATGCATACCTACCTCCAACCAGAGGTCATGTGCCAAGATCTCCTAACACACCCAGGCCCATCACTCACTGCAGTCTTTCGTATGGCACTCTTTAACTACCTGTTACCTACTGCTGCACTTGGTTCCTATGGCATCTGTTAAAATACTGTTTACTTACTTGCAGTAGCGAAACAAAAGGTTCATTAAAGACACTGTGATATTTAATAGAAAATCCCACAGCTTGGTCACCTGGGCTAAAAGTCAGGGAAGGACCATATACTGCTCGTTCTCAAAACAATGGGGGGGGGGCGCCTATCACAGGACACAACATCCAGGGCAGTGTTTAAAAGCAATTgaaggccatttttttttaatatttgtaactTTGAGCTAGGATTCTGCTTACCAATGATAATTGCAAAAGGTTTTACAGACTGAGAAAAGCAGCAACTTTATTTTTGCTCTCTTCTTGTGATTCCATTACTTTACCATGTATACTGTGCTTAAGTGATCTTACATCATATACATCCTACAGAACAATATGCTTTAAAGAATGGAAATTGGTGGTgtacaactataatcccagccactggggaagatgaggaagaagatctcaaattcaaggaaTGCCTCAACAAGGGAGCGAGGCgtttttgtctcaaaaataaaaaggtctggggatgtggctcaatggttaaggtccctggcttcaattcccccggcactaattttttatttttttttttacaagcatTACCCGCCTCCCCCATATAAATGTTATACTGACATGTTCAATACATTGCTAATAATCTCTTAAGATTGCTGATAATTCTTTATAATCTCTACACACTCTCCAAATAGAAAATGTCTACACGTGCCTTTCAGTCAGTATCTACCTTAATGATGAAAGGAACACTAATGGAGTGACACTAGAAGCCCAGGCACAAAATCATACACAGACACAAAGAGGCTGCAGACCCCACTCAGGAAAAAATGCACCAAacacattcacatttattttcttttttttttaagcaaatgacAAAGACCCAGTATACCAGATTTTTAAACCTAAGCTTAACATTACATATTTAAACAATTGTCAAAACTTTACTAAGTTGCCAGCATTCATGCACAACTAGAAAACATCCTTATTTATATTAAACCAGAAATGTATTACCATTAATGCATTAATATCTTTCATTactaaatactgaaaaaaaaaaaaaaaaccaaattactTCTACAGGAGCCTCATCCTGGCAATGTTAGCTCACAGCAGGCTGACACTACTTGGCTCACATGTCAAACACAATGGGAAGCAGATCCATGCTGGTGTTAGAATACAATCTTGTCCTAGCACTACTCAAAGTCAAGGCTCACCTTGGATAACGtttaataaaaaagcaaagtgCATACAGAGATTACaacaattttaaagacaaaaaaaatggtcCTATTGTGTGGTCCCAACAATAAACTCAAAAGTCTATGACAAATAGGGGCTCCGATGAGCTGTTTATAAATACTTTAGATTAGGTACAATTATACTGAAAGTCGAGTTCGTCTGAAATCTTCAAAAAAATGTTCCTGTTAATCCTCAAATGGTGCTTGTTATAGTTTAACATTTCTGTTAAATGCGTGCGTTGAATTACTTGTTATCCAAGCGTAGCAGCTGCTCCTTACCATTTATCGTTAAGGACTTTAACTGGCCGTCTTCTTCAACTTCTACTCTTTCTTGACCATTCTCGACGATTCTGTAGGATAGAATTCATTTAAACCTCTTttgtaaatgaacaaaatatttatgagagtgaatataatacatataaactcaCAAGGGCATTACTACAAAAGTGGTGTGCAAACTGAAAAACACAAAGACAACCTATCGGTATATCTTTCTTAAAACAGATTTATTCtgatgggcacagtggtacatgcctataataacAGTAATTCTGGAGGTGGGGCAgcaggatcccaaatttgaggccagccttagcaacttagcaagaccatgtctcaaaaaaataaaaaataaaaaggactcaggatgtggctcagtagtaaggTGTCACTGGTTCAACCCCAATACAAAAAACTATTTATCCTGACAATAATAAATCATCCCAAATACTGCAAGGCTGACTGATAAATATATGCAGATAAATATATGCAGATACAGCTCATCAAAAATAGTAaggaactcaggagcactgattcacacctgtaatccaagtgactggGAGAcacaaggcaggagaatctcaagttcaaagccagacccaGCAATTTAGGATATTGCTCAGGGGTTAAGCAATCTTGAgtttcaattccaagtaccaatATAAGCAAGTAAAGCAGATCCTTTAAACGTGATGACTGGGTGTTCACACAGTTGTGTAAGGTGTACCTCCCTGCTAAAgctagaactggggatgtggctccatggcagaacggcttgccttgcatgccaaAGGCCTCAGGTTTAAACCCCAGCACTGGAGGGGTGGCTGCAGCCCTGGTAAAGCActtcctagcatgtatgaggttgAGACCCTAGCTTCCATTCTTCAAAACAGGGCAGCTGGGAGAGGTGGCAGGgatgcacacctgtcatctcagcaaagtgggaggttgaggcaggaggatcacaaatttcagACCATCCCATGAAccgactcaaaataaataaaaagggtccaggaggagggagcctggaggtaggaaagatggtggaatgggacGGTCATGATTACATcagtacatgtgtgactgcaagAATGATGTGTACTACCAGAAGTAAAAAGAattttgctccatttgtgtacattgAATCGAAGAGCATGCTGGTGTCATGagtaactgattagaacaaacaaataaatatatttttaaaagagtcaagagagttcagtggtagagcacccctgtggttcaatccccaggactacaaaaaataaattaagggctgaggatatagctcagttggtaagtgcttgccttgcattcacaggccctgggttctaaaaTCCAACACCACatttaaggggggggggggggggaatctgcCCCTGGGGTGGACTCACAATACATTGAggcaataaatgaagaaaaaaaaagtttgatcaAATTAAACGTagaggtttttattatttttaagatggatggacctttattttattcatttatttatatgctgtggttagaatcaaacccagtgcctcacacatgctagcaagtgctctaccactgagccccagccccagcccacaactaatggtttttcattttatcattctaACAATGTTGGGAAAACTTATTACACattattacatattaaataaagATCACGTCTAATAATTTAAcattaaacactgaaaaaattgctcataacaaattttttttaaatgggggaaaaacattggaaaaaatattccagCTAATTAAGAAATTTTTCATGCAGCTTATACTTCGGCTGACTGATAAGCAAAGTACACATCACCAATGAAACATTAAGCTGacgtaataaatataaaatgcataataCCACTCTACCTTTTTGTagtgatttttctcccatttactATTTTGGTAGAAGTTGATATTGATTTGAAGCTACCCATCCCGCTGCCACCAAATGATGTAGAAGAGAATGAGGTAAGGCCACCGTGACCTAGTGACCCAAATGAAGTAAATCCTATAGgaaaacagagaataaagatgACTAGGGGCTAATAATGACTAGTATTAATTCAAAAATAGGACTAAGTTCAAATTTAGCAGAAGACCATCTGATGTCGAAAGCGACACAAGAGCAGCTCTTGCCAAAACCACTGTAGCACAAGGGGCACTGAGAGGACTGGCAGTATCCACACCAGGGGGTGGCCTGGCTGATTCCCTGCAGGCATCTCTCCCCACTCTCAAGTGGCTGAGACCTCACTGACACTCTAGCATGGTGGTGGGCTTCTCACTGTGTCTACGTGGCACCCCATAACACATGGGGCACCAACGGCAAGATAAGAGGGAGTAAGCAGTCCCACAATAATACCTTGGGAGGCTCCTAAAGGCAGGAGAGCTTCACACAAGCCCCGGACAATGGCTTAGATGAAGTGCCGTTTCCCTCATGTTTTCAACAACCTTGTTTTTGTGTGCTCACCAGGCCTGGCCTGGCAAACTACAGACACCCACTGAGAGCTCTGCCGGGGAGAGCCGGGCACACCATGTACAGAAGCCCAACCAAGGCAGCTGTGTGCTGGGTAACATGGGTATCGTGGTGAGGGGAAATGAACTCAACTGTGCAAAAATTGGCAATTCAAACTACCAAAGTTTAACTCAAGTCAGACCCAGGAACACCCACCTCTGTAGGCACATCACCAACCACTGTGGTCCAAGCACATGGTTGACCATGTGCTTCGGCTGGACACTTCAAGGGAACAGTCTGGCTAAGGTCATACCCCCAGGCCATGGGCCAATCCGCCAATCCCATCCAACTATACACTGCTTAGATGGGACTGTGCCCTTTTGCTTAACTGCAAGGGAGGCAAGAACACATGGAGAGTTTAGCAAGACTGTCCACTGCAGCTGCTTCATGCCTACTCAAACATGCATTACCCTTTTAGCCAGGAATTTCATTATATGATATCCCTTATGAATGACTCACATTCTTGAATAATTAGGTCATTAAGCACTGATTTGTACACTCAAAATCCTGACAAATGCAAAAAGCTCTTCtcctaaaaagaataaacataattCAAACCGCTCTAAGTGTTCTAAGCACTAATTTCTCCTCTAACAACAAATTAGGGATTTAATACCTGTATCAAATGCAGAAAATCCACCTCCAAATGTTGGAAATCCACTGAAAGCGGAGAAAAATGAGCCTGCACCTCGGTTTCTGCTTCCTCGGGGACCTCTTCGGTTCCCAAAAAAGTCATCAAATGTATCTTCTAGAAACAAATAGAAAGGTGTATtgtataaatctttattttagattttttttcccatgggaggaggaaaagagattAAAGCCTTAACTTACCACTAGATTTGGAGAAGAATAAAACAAGTAGTATAACCAGGCCATATCATGAGATACTTTCTCACTAGCTTAATTCAAGTAAAGGCACATAACAAGGTAAACATTCAACACACAGACCAAAaacgcacgcatgcacacacacaaactcaggGCTGCCCCGCATTTCACCAGAGCTGCCTGCTGCCTTTAGCTTAGTGTCCTAATGGGACACTGCTCCTGCCACCGAGACCTGATTTCACGCACAGGCAGCTGTACCCAGTGAACCCAAGCTGCCTTCTTCAGGAATTAGGACACAACATGAACTACTGTAGCATTATAAACTCAGAACGGGGCACCAAGTAGGCAATGTCGAAGTAGCCCACGAATCCAGCCAAGAAGCCCAAGAACATCTTTCACTTTTCTGTAAGATGatgtttcaaaaacaatttttttaagttattaaaccAATCTAAACCAGTGTTAACTGTCAAACATTACACTGTGATTGAAGCAATTTTAGTAGAAAATTATAGACATAAGTGGGTATCTCATTGATAGCTCAAATaccaaaatgctccaaaaatcaaaaataagacGTGTAGattctttgaatttatttctatgCTTCCAAACCTAGGTCAAGAGTTCCTGGTTTCTGCACTACACAGGAGTTGAAAAAAACTATCAGGGAACAAAAGTTAGCATACCAAAAGCCAGGAAATGAAACCACTGACATTAAGGGATGTGGTCATTGATTTTTCTGAAGACAATGGAAATGCCTGGACCCTTCTCAACAGACATTATATGAAGATGTGATGTTAGAGATCTATAGAAACATActctttattgaaatatgatttgcttagcaccttgctattgatgaggctggctttgaacttacatcctgctgtctcagactcccaagctgcttgaattacaggtttgtttgtttttaaacacttctaatcaaaaccaagaattttcaggagagcaagaaataaaatattttttgcaaaacTTGATAAAGCAAAGGTATGGAAAGCAAGACAGTTAATACTTGGttttaaacaagaaatagaaattgaATGAGGGAAGTTCAGAAAATTTGTcttaatgaagggaaaaaaatgaaaattatttatgcaGAAAATTACAAAGTCATCAGGTTATATTATTACAAACATCCCAGAAGACAGACTGCTCAACTTGTgccatttactttttctttggttAAAACTTTGAATTACATTATTGTAATTGTAAAATTTTTACTACTCAGTATT
Above is a window of Urocitellus parryii isolate mUroPar1 unplaced genomic scaffold, mUroPar1.hap1 Scaffold_164, whole genome shotgun sequence DNA encoding:
- the LOC144251717 gene encoding dnaJ homolog subfamily B member 6 isoform X3 is translated as MVDYYEVLGVQRHASPEDIKKAYRKLALRWHPDKNPENKEEAERKFKQVAEAYEVLSDAKKRDIYDKYGKEGLNGGGGGGSHFDSPFEFGFTFRNPDDVFRDFFGGRDPFSFDFFDTFDDFFGNRRGPRGSRNRGAGSFFSAFSGFPTFGGGFSAFDTVIFILCFPIGFTSFGSLGHGGLTSFSSTSFGGSGMGSFKSISTSTKIVNGRKITTKRIVENGQERVEVEEDGQLKSLTINGKEQLLRLDNK
- the LOC144251717 gene encoding dnaJ homolog subfamily B member 6 isoform X5, with protein sequence MVDYYEVLGVQRHASPEDIKKAYRKLALRWHPDKNPENKEEAERKFKQVAEAYEVLSDAKKRDIYDKYGKEGLNGGGGGGSHFDSPFEFGFTFRNPDDVFRDFFGGRDPFSFDFFEDTFDDFFGNRRGPRGSRNRGAGSFFSAFSGFPTFGGGFSAFDTGFTSFGSLGHGGLTSFSSTSFGGSGMGSFKSISTSTKIVNGRKITTKRIVENGQERVEVEEDGQLKSLTINGKEQLLRLDNK
- the LOC144251717 gene encoding dnaJ homolog subfamily B member 6 isoform X6, which codes for MVDYYEVLGVQRHASPEDIKKAYRKLALRWHPDKNPENKEEAERKFKQVAEAYEVLSDAKKRDIYDKYGKEGLNGGGGGGSHFDSPFEFGFTFRNPDDVFRDFFGGRDPFSFDFFDTFDDFFGNRRGPRGSRNRGAGSFFSAFSGFPTFGGGFSAFDTGFTSFGSLGHGGLTSFSSTSFGGSGMGSFKSISTSTKIVNGRKITTKRIVENGQERVEVEEDGQLKSLTINGKEQLLRLDNK
- the LOC144251717 gene encoding dnaJ homolog subfamily B member 6 isoform X2, whose product is MVDYYEVLGVQRHASPEDIKKAYRKLALRWHPDKNPENKEEAERKFKQVAEAYEVLSDAKKRDIYDKYGKEGLNGGGGGGSHFDSPFEFGFTFRNPDDVFRDFFGGRDPFSFDFFEDTFDDFFGNRRGPRGSRNRGAGSFFSAFSGFPTFGGGFSAFDTVIFILCFPIGFTSFGSLGHGGLTSFSSTSFGGSGMGSFKSISTSTKIVNGRKITTKRIVENGQERVEVEEDGQLKSLTINGKEQLLRLDNK